One Mycobacterium kubicae genomic window carries:
- a CDS encoding nuclear transport factor 2 family protein has product MPTRTDDLVEIQQLLARYAVTITQQDIEGLVGVFTPDGTYSAFGDTYTLDRFPELVAAAPKGLFLTGTALVELDGDAASGTQPLCFIEHSAHDMRIGYYRDTYLRTAEGWRLKTRAMTFIRRSGVHDSGRPHAIGRPAP; this is encoded by the coding sequence ATGCCAACCAGAACTGACGACCTGGTGGAAATACAGCAACTTTTGGCCCGGTACGCCGTCACCATCACTCAGCAAGACATCGAAGGACTGGTCGGGGTCTTCACACCGGACGGCACCTACAGTGCCTTCGGCGACACCTACACCCTGGACAGGTTCCCCGAACTCGTGGCCGCCGCTCCCAAAGGCCTGTTCCTCACCGGAACCGCGCTGGTGGAACTCGATGGTGATGCCGCCAGCGGCACCCAACCGCTGTGCTTCATCGAACACTCCGCGCACGACATGCGAATCGGTTACTACCGCGACACCTACCTGCGAACTGCCGAAGGTTGGCGACTGAAAACCCGTGCCATGACCTTCATCCGGCGCAGCGGCGTACACGATTCCGGGCGTCCGCACGCCATCGGCCGCCCGGCCCCGTGA
- a CDS encoding acyl-CoA dehydrogenase family protein, with product MNVEQFRADLRAWLDGADLAPGPDHSLQAQLGQLARVHAALYDAGWMRYGWPERVGGLGGPPLLRAIVGEEVVGRRLAEPGPYSMVEVLAPTMIDYAPAELAAEMVPRLLCGREQWCQGFSEPGSGSDLASLTTRAVPDGDNWIVNGQKVWTSFAQFATRCVLLTRTAPGHDGITAFFVDLDTPGITIRPLRTMHGVDEFCEVYYDDVVIPSDRMLGQPGDGWRLAMDLLPYERSTCFWQRIAYLYARFDQLIADARDEDDLSLGAAYLALHTVRCRSRATQHRLAGGARLGPETSIDKVLLATAEQRLYDSVHDLLPGTLELDDTEWRSEYLYSRAATIYGGTAEIQRNIIARRLLDLGKE from the coding sequence GTGAACGTCGAGCAGTTCCGGGCAGACCTACGAGCCTGGCTCGACGGCGCTGACCTGGCCCCGGGACCCGACCACTCGCTGCAAGCCCAACTTGGGCAACTCGCCCGGGTGCACGCCGCACTCTACGACGCCGGCTGGATGCGCTACGGCTGGCCGGAGAGAGTCGGCGGGTTGGGTGGTCCCCCACTGCTGCGCGCGATCGTCGGCGAAGAGGTGGTCGGCCGCCGGCTCGCCGAACCGGGCCCGTATTCGATGGTCGAAGTGCTCGCTCCCACCATGATCGACTACGCGCCCGCCGAACTCGCCGCCGAGATGGTCCCGCGACTGCTGTGCGGTCGCGAGCAATGGTGTCAGGGATTCTCCGAGCCCGGATCCGGCAGCGACCTGGCATCGCTGACCACTCGCGCCGTGCCCGACGGCGACAACTGGATCGTCAACGGCCAGAAAGTCTGGACCAGCTTCGCGCAGTTCGCCACTCGCTGCGTTCTGCTCACCCGGACCGCGCCCGGCCACGACGGGATCACGGCGTTCTTCGTCGACCTGGACACCCCGGGCATCACGATCCGACCGCTGCGCACCATGCACGGGGTCGACGAATTCTGCGAGGTCTATTACGACGACGTGGTGATACCGTCCGACCGGATGCTCGGTCAGCCCGGCGATGGCTGGCGGCTGGCGATGGATCTGCTGCCCTACGAACGCTCGACCTGCTTCTGGCAGCGCATCGCCTACCTGTATGCCCGATTCGACCAGCTCATTGCCGACGCCCGCGACGAGGACGACTTGTCGCTCGGCGCAGCCTATTTGGCGTTGCACACGGTGCGCTGCCGATCGCGGGCCACCCAGCACCGGCTGGCCGGCGGGGCACGGCTGGGGCCCGAGACCTCGATCGACAAAGTGCTGCTGGCCACCGCCGAACAGCGACTCTACGACAGCGTGCACGACCTGCTTCCCGGGACGCTGGAACTCGACGACACCGAGTGGCGATCGGAATATCTGTACTCGCGGGCGGCCACCATCTACGGCGGCACCGCCGAGATTCAGCGCAATATCATCGCGCGTCGACTGCTGGATCTGGGGAAGGAGTAG
- a CDS encoding acyl-CoA dehydrogenase family protein has translation MDESLRLLAESLRSTMVGVSGSKLDAALADLGWLDMLDEIPTAAVPLVFGLLGETGAHAPIVNDVVLSAAGRPAGGAVALPYAGGSWVVWERSDPSGSTLDDLPIRRAPAGEPVPLAAGRRALGWWLLGTSRAMLNLARRHALDRVQFGRPIASFQAIRHRLAETLVAIGGAEATLQAAQDDEDLTCLLAKAAAGQAALTAARHCQQVLGGIGFTAEHALHHHIKRALVLDGLLGSSRELTSQAGKTLRDKGFAPRLAQL, from the coding sequence ATGGACGAGTCGCTGCGCCTGCTGGCCGAATCGCTGCGCTCCACCATGGTCGGCGTCTCGGGTAGCAAGCTCGACGCGGCGCTGGCCGATCTGGGCTGGTTGGACATGCTCGACGAAATACCTACGGCCGCAGTCCCGTTGGTGTTCGGGCTGCTCGGGGAGACCGGTGCGCATGCGCCCATTGTCAACGATGTGGTGCTGAGCGCCGCCGGGCGGCCCGCGGGGGGCGCCGTTGCCCTGCCCTATGCCGGCGGGTCATGGGTGGTCTGGGAACGCAGCGATCCGAGCGGTTCCACCCTGGATGACTTGCCGATACGACGGGCGCCCGCCGGTGAACCGGTACCGCTGGCCGCCGGGCGTCGCGCGCTGGGCTGGTGGCTGCTGGGCACCAGCAGGGCGATGCTGAACCTGGCCCGCCGGCACGCGTTGGATCGCGTTCAGTTCGGACGACCGATCGCGTCCTTCCAGGCGATCCGGCATCGACTGGCCGAGACACTCGTCGCGATCGGAGGGGCCGAAGCGACATTGCAGGCCGCGCAGGACGACGAGGACCTCACCTGCTTACTGGCCAAGGCGGCGGCCGGTCAGGCGGCGTTGACCGCCGCTCGCCACTGCCAGCAGGTGCTGGGTGGGATCGGCTTCACCGCCGAGCACGCGCTGCACCACCACATCAAGCGCGCCCTGGTCCTCGACGGCCTGCTCGGCAGCTCCCGTGAGCTCACCAGCCAAGCGGGAAAGACGTTGCGCGACAAGGGCTTTGCCCCTCGGCTAGCGCAGCTCTAA
- a CDS encoding TetR/AcrR family transcriptional regulator: protein MSLTPDAAPQRRRGRALENALLAAAWDELNERGYDNFTVDGVAARACTSRAVLYRRWPGKPELVHAALVAAMTKDPLTVPDTGSLRGDVIDLLRQANGQRGHLAVTVMTRLGGFYRDTGTNIAELRNTLEGEPGATMDKLIARAVARGEIRPDQITGRVAQLPTDLLRHDVLFTLAPLTDEAIEEIVDAVFLPLVRLGADDSR, encoded by the coding sequence ATGTCTCTTACGCCTGACGCCGCTCCGCAGCGTCGCCGCGGTCGCGCGCTAGAAAACGCGCTCCTGGCCGCGGCCTGGGATGAACTGAATGAGCGCGGCTACGACAACTTCACCGTCGATGGTGTCGCCGCTCGGGCCTGCACCAGTCGCGCGGTGCTGTATCGGCGCTGGCCGGGAAAGCCGGAACTGGTGCACGCCGCGTTGGTTGCCGCAATGACGAAGGATCCACTCACAGTGCCGGACACCGGCAGTCTGCGCGGTGACGTCATCGATCTGCTGCGGCAGGCGAACGGTCAACGCGGCCACCTTGCGGTCACCGTCATGACCCGGCTCGGTGGTTTCTACCGTGACACCGGCACCAACATCGCCGAACTGCGCAACACGCTTGAAGGCGAGCCCGGCGCCACCATGGACAAACTCATCGCCCGCGCTGTCGCCCGTGGCGAGATCCGGCCCGACCAGATCACCGGCCGAGTTGCACAGCTGCCCACCGATCTGCTTCGCCACGACGTACTGTTCACCCTGGCACCCCTGACCGATGAAGCCATCGAGGAGATTGTGGACGCGGTATTCTTGCCCCTCGTCCGGCTCGGCGCCGACGACAGTCGCTAG
- a CDS encoding FAD-dependent monooxygenase — MRILVSGASMAGLSAGINLGNARHDVTIVERAQHLRVNGSPIDIRGESLAVARQMGILDEIRIRQVDMTKRSCFVDGNGDRVAELPLAEINDTADDTEIPREDLAHVLRNALNPSVALKFGESITELHDDGRGVDVLFASGEQARYDLVVGADGLHSATRRLVFGPESQFLRHLGFYTALANLPHYRATGAANPIYNFPGHLAGIVTFRDVALAVLTFRSSWIDYDYQDLDAQKRILTNEFGGHGQWQVPALLDAVCRDPQLYFDSVSQIDMPSWHRGRVVLVGDAAHCASPMSGRGTSLAITGTWLLAKALSDNGGDLDAAFAQYERDQRPHVTYAQGTAGAGGDLLVPATAEAIDARNRELARAG, encoded by the coding sequence ATGCGCATTCTGGTCTCCGGCGCGAGCATGGCCGGGCTGTCCGCGGGCATCAACCTAGGCAACGCCCGTCATGACGTCACCATTGTCGAACGCGCACAACACCTTCGAGTCAACGGATCACCGATCGACATCCGCGGCGAGTCGCTCGCAGTTGCCCGACAGATGGGCATCCTCGATGAGATCCGGATTCGGCAGGTCGACATGACAAAGCGCAGTTGCTTCGTCGACGGCAACGGCGACCGGGTGGCCGAACTACCGCTTGCCGAGATCAACGACACGGCTGACGACACCGAAATCCCCCGAGAAGACCTGGCGCACGTGCTGCGCAATGCCCTCAACCCGTCCGTGGCGTTGAAGTTCGGCGAGTCCATCACCGAACTCCACGATGACGGTCGCGGCGTCGACGTACTGTTTGCCTCTGGCGAGCAAGCGCGCTACGACCTCGTGGTGGGCGCCGATGGCCTGCACTCCGCCACCCGCCGGCTTGTTTTCGGCCCCGAGAGCCAATTCCTGCGTCATCTCGGCTTCTACACCGCTCTGGCGAATTTGCCGCACTATCGTGCGACCGGTGCCGCCAATCCGATCTACAACTTTCCGGGGCACTTGGCCGGCATTGTCACCTTTCGCGACGTGGCCCTGGCGGTGCTGACCTTCCGCTCATCCTGGATCGACTACGACTACCAGGATCTCGATGCGCAAAAGCGCATCCTCACCAACGAGTTCGGCGGACACGGCCAGTGGCAAGTACCCGCACTGCTCGACGCGGTATGCCGCGACCCGCAACTGTACTTCGACTCGGTGAGTCAAATCGACATGCCATCGTGGCATCGCGGACGGGTCGTCCTGGTGGGCGACGCCGCCCACTGCGCATCCCCGATGTCCGGACGCGGAACCAGCCTGGCCATCACCGGAACATGGCTGCTGGCAAAAGCATTGTCCGACAACGGCGGCGACCTGGACGCAGCGTTCGCCCAATATGAGCGTGATCAGCGCCCGCACGTCACCTACGCCCAGGGCACGGCCGGTGCGGGCGGGGACCTATTGGTTCCCGCCACTGCGGAGGCTATCGACGCACGCAATCGCGAGCTGGCTCGAGCCGGTTGA
- a CDS encoding acyl-CoA dehydrogenase family protein has product MQLTFDADVEAFRAEFIAFLDQQLPAEADGFERPRSCSHIPDWAGRWQRKLFDNGWLLPGNPPEFGGRNASLLQQYVHLEELARRRIYLTFNPQGVGIIAASLLTFGTPEQKQRWAVPILRAELTASLGMSEPGAGSDLASLKTRAVHAGDHFVVNGQKVWTSGAHDADVLLTFVRTDPDAPKHKGISALLIPTDTPGVVRRPFASVCGRDDVDFNEVFFTDVQVPAENLVGPLNRGWHVATGSLGHERAMLWKDYADLLHYLTVDFTPSGALERDRYATLVMDTQAMRLLGTAALARAARGEEDVPAQSVLKLLGSEAVQRACEDALHAAGPDGLVHPAFTAPFAPLNLDSHYGSWFDRYARSFAGTIAGGTSEIQRNIIAERVLGLPRN; this is encoded by the coding sequence ATGCAGCTGACTTTTGACGCCGACGTCGAGGCTTTCCGCGCCGAATTCATCGCTTTTCTCGATCAGCAGCTGCCGGCCGAGGCCGACGGGTTCGAGCGACCGCGATCGTGTTCCCACATTCCCGACTGGGCGGGTCGCTGGCAGCGCAAGTTGTTCGACAACGGCTGGCTGCTGCCGGGCAATCCGCCAGAGTTCGGCGGTCGTAACGCTTCGCTGCTGCAGCAGTACGTCCACCTCGAGGAGTTGGCGCGCCGGCGGATCTACCTGACGTTCAATCCCCAAGGCGTCGGCATCATCGCGGCCTCGTTGTTGACGTTCGGAACCCCGGAGCAGAAACAGCGTTGGGCGGTGCCGATTCTGCGCGCCGAGCTGACCGCGTCGCTGGGGATGAGCGAACCCGGTGCCGGTTCGGACTTGGCGTCGTTGAAAACCCGTGCGGTGCATGCCGGTGATCACTTCGTGGTCAACGGGCAAAAGGTGTGGACCTCGGGAGCGCATGACGCCGATGTGCTGCTGACCTTCGTGCGCACCGATCCCGACGCGCCAAAACACAAGGGCATCAGTGCGTTACTGATTCCGACGGACACCCCCGGTGTGGTACGACGGCCGTTTGCGTCGGTATGTGGTCGCGACGATGTCGATTTCAACGAGGTCTTCTTCACCGATGTGCAGGTGCCGGCCGAGAACCTGGTGGGCCCGCTCAATCGAGGCTGGCACGTCGCCACCGGGTCCCTGGGCCACGAACGCGCCATGCTGTGGAAGGACTACGCCGACTTACTGCATTACCTGACAGTCGATTTCACCCCATCGGGAGCGCTCGAGCGGGATCGCTACGCCACGTTGGTGATGGACACCCAGGCCATGCGCCTGCTCGGCACTGCCGCATTGGCCCGCGCAGCCCGCGGGGAAGAGGATGTGCCCGCGCAGTCGGTGCTGAAATTGCTGGGGTCCGAAGCCGTTCAGCGGGCCTGCGAAGACGCGCTGCATGCCGCGGGCCCGGACGGGCTGGTGCATCCGGCGTTCACCGCGCCGTTTGCTCCGTTGAATCTGGACAGCCACTACGGCAGCTGGTTCGACCGGTACGCTCGCAGCTTCGCCGGCACCATCGCCGGCGGTACCTCCGAAATCCAGCGCAACATCATCGCCGAACGAGTGCTCGGACTACCCCGCAACTAG
- a CDS encoding TetR/AcrR family transcriptional regulator produces MTTPSEEPAWKQRAVERSIKTAKLRAAQRVQRFLDAAQAIIIEKGSTDFTVQEVVDRSRQSLRSFYLQFDGKHELLLALFEDALSRSADQIRAATESHTDPLERLKVAVELLYEASRPDPTAKRPLFTDFAPRLLVTHPAEVKVAHAPLVALLTELMEAAGETGLLRPEINPKRVAAMTMQTVMFIAQSSGGSDDATVHPITADEVWDFCSRGFAATPN; encoded by the coding sequence GTGACCACTCCGAGCGAAGAGCCGGCCTGGAAGCAGCGTGCCGTCGAGCGGTCCATCAAGACCGCGAAACTTCGGGCCGCGCAGCGGGTTCAGCGGTTCCTGGACGCGGCCCAGGCGATCATCATCGAGAAGGGCAGCACGGACTTTACCGTCCAAGAGGTCGTGGACCGCTCGCGCCAGTCGCTGCGCAGCTTCTACCTGCAGTTCGACGGCAAACACGAATTACTGCTGGCGCTGTTCGAGGATGCGCTGAGCCGCTCGGCCGACCAGATCCGCGCCGCCACCGAAAGCCACACCGATCCGCTCGAGCGGCTCAAGGTTGCCGTCGAGTTGCTGTACGAGGCTTCACGTCCGGACCCCACCGCCAAGCGGCCCCTGTTCACCGACTTCGCGCCGCGGCTGCTGGTCACGCACCCGGCCGAAGTGAAAGTCGCGCACGCTCCGCTGGTGGCGTTGCTCACAGAACTCATGGAAGCAGCCGGCGAGACCGGCCTACTGCGGCCCGAAATCAACCCCAAACGGGTGGCGGCCATGACCATGCAGACGGTGATGTTCATCGCACAGTCCAGCGGCGGGTCCGACGATGCCACCGTGCATCCCATCACCGCCGACGAGGTGTGGGACTTCTGCTCACGCGGATTCGCTGCCACTCCGAACTGA
- a CDS encoding cytochrome P450 has protein sequence MTVSAANDVYFDPYDVELNADPYPMFRRLREEAPLYYNSEHDFYALSRFADVNRGIVDYETFSSAKGAILELIKANIDIPPGVLLFEDPPLHDVHRKLLSRMFTPRKINELEPKIREFCARSLDPLVGTDRFDFVGDLGAQMPMRVIGMLLGIPEEFQEAARDRANANLRTEAGKPMNASDENIMNGEFFGQFIDWRAEHPSNDIMTELLNAEFQDETGTVRRLTRDELLIYISVVSGAGNETTTRLIGWAGKVLAEHPDQRRALVEDKSLIPQAIEELLRYEPPAPHVARYVTRDVSYYGQTVPAGSVMMMLIGAANHDHRQFPPDGEVFDIRREVRQHLTFSVGTHYCLGSALARLEGRIALEEILKRFPEWEVDLTNAKLSPTSTVRGWETMPAVLS, from the coding sequence GTGACAGTCAGCGCAGCCAACGACGTCTACTTCGACCCGTATGACGTCGAGCTCAACGCCGACCCGTATCCGATGTTCCGGCGGCTGCGCGAAGAAGCGCCGCTGTACTACAACTCCGAACACGACTTCTATGCACTGAGCCGCTTCGCCGACGTCAACCGCGGCATCGTCGACTACGAGACTTTCAGCTCCGCCAAGGGCGCGATCCTCGAACTGATCAAGGCCAACATCGACATCCCACCCGGTGTGCTGCTGTTCGAAGACCCGCCGCTGCACGACGTGCATCGCAAACTGTTGTCGCGGATGTTCACCCCGCGCAAGATCAACGAACTCGAGCCCAAGATCCGCGAATTCTGCGCTCGCAGTTTGGATCCCCTGGTCGGCACCGACCGGTTCGACTTCGTCGGCGACCTCGGCGCACAGATGCCCATGCGGGTGATCGGCATGTTGCTCGGCATCCCCGAGGAATTCCAGGAGGCCGCCCGGGATCGGGCCAATGCCAATCTGCGCACCGAGGCGGGAAAGCCGATGAATGCCTCGGACGAAAACATCATGAACGGGGAGTTCTTCGGCCAATTCATCGATTGGCGCGCCGAACATCCGTCCAACGACATCATGACCGAACTCCTCAACGCCGAGTTCCAGGACGAAACGGGAACGGTTCGCCGGCTCACCCGCGACGAACTGCTCATCTACATCAGCGTGGTGTCCGGGGCCGGCAACGAGACCACCACCCGCCTCATCGGTTGGGCCGGAAAGGTATTGGCCGAGCACCCCGATCAGCGCCGTGCCCTGGTCGAGGACAAGTCGTTGATCCCCCAGGCCATCGAAGAGTTGCTGCGTTACGAACCGCCGGCGCCGCATGTCGCGCGATACGTGACCCGCGACGTCTCCTACTACGGCCAGACGGTTCCCGCGGGCAGCGTCATGATGATGCTGATCGGCGCGGCCAACCACGACCACCGCCAATTCCCGCCCGACGGTGAGGTTTTCGACATCCGGCGCGAGGTGCGCCAGCACCTGACCTTCAGCGTGGGCACCCATTACTGCCTGGGTTCGGCGTTGGCCCGCTTGGAGGGGCGGATCGCGCTGGAAGAGATTCTGAAACGCTTCCCCGAGTGGGAGGTCGACCTGACCAACGCCAAGCTGTCCCCGACGTCGACCGTGCGGGGCTGGGAGACCATGCCGGCTGTATTGAGCTGA
- a CDS encoding mycofactocin-coupled SDR family oxidoreductase: MTGRVEGKVAFITGAARGQGRSHAVRLAQEGADIIAVDVCKPIVQNTTIPASTPEDLAETADLVKGLNRRIYTAEVDVRDFDALKSAVDTGVEQLGRLDIIVANAGIGNGGDTLERTSEYDWQEMIDVNLSGVWKTVKAGVPHIKAGGNGGSIILTSSVGGIKAYPHCGSYVAAKHGVVGIMRSFAVELGQYMIRVNSVHPTHVSTAMIMNEGTWKLFRPDLENPGPDDMAPICQMFHTLPVPWVDAEDISNAVLFFASDESRYVTGVTLPVDAGSCLK; the protein is encoded by the coding sequence ATGACTGGACGGGTAGAGGGCAAAGTCGCATTCATCACCGGGGCGGCGCGCGGGCAGGGCCGCAGCCATGCGGTGCGATTGGCGCAGGAAGGCGCGGACATCATCGCCGTCGACGTCTGCAAGCCGATCGTGCAGAACACCACCATCCCGGCGTCCACGCCCGAGGACTTGGCGGAGACCGCCGACTTGGTCAAAGGCTTGAATCGCAGAATCTATACGGCCGAAGTCGACGTGCGCGACTTCGACGCACTCAAGTCCGCGGTGGATACCGGCGTGGAGCAGTTGGGCCGGCTGGACATCATCGTGGCGAACGCGGGCATCGGCAATGGCGGTGACACCCTGGAGAGGACCAGCGAGTACGACTGGCAGGAAATGATCGACGTGAACCTGTCGGGCGTGTGGAAGACGGTGAAAGCCGGTGTGCCACACATCAAAGCGGGCGGCAACGGCGGATCGATCATATTGACCAGCTCGGTCGGCGGCATCAAGGCCTACCCGCACTGCGGCAGTTACGTTGCGGCCAAGCACGGGGTGGTGGGCATCATGCGCTCGTTCGCAGTGGAGTTGGGCCAGTACATGATTCGCGTGAACTCGGTGCACCCCACGCACGTGAGCACCGCGATGATCATGAACGAAGGAACGTGGAAGTTGTTCCGCCCCGATCTGGAGAATCCGGGACCCGACGACATGGCCCCGATCTGTCAGATGTTTCACACGCTGCCGGTTCCGTGGGTGGACGCCGAGGACATCAGCAATGCGGTGCTGTTCTTCGCTTCCGACGAGTCCCGGTACGTCACCGGTGTCACCCTGCCTGTCGACGCGGGTAGCTGCCTGAAATAA
- a CDS encoding SDR family NAD(P)-dependent oxidoreductase has product MSSFDGRGAVITGGASGIGLATAAEFARRGASVVLADIDQASLEQAVARLRADGFTAHGVRCDVRHLDEVVHLADEAFELLGHVDVVFSNAGVVIAGPLTEMTHDDWRWVIDIDLWGNIHAVEAFLPKLLEQGTGGHIAFTASFAGLVPNVGLGTYGVAKYGVVGLAETLAREVKANGIGVSVLCPMVIETPLVSNSERIRSAGPEAASTAEATGAVGSLPSQDDSMTVDDVARLTADAIVANRLYVLPHSAARQSIRRRFERIDRTFDEQAAEGWKH; this is encoded by the coding sequence CTGTCTAGTTTTGACGGTCGCGGGGCGGTCATCACCGGCGGTGCCAGCGGCATCGGGTTGGCCACCGCTGCGGAGTTCGCTCGCCGGGGAGCCAGTGTCGTGCTGGCCGACATCGACCAGGCGAGCCTCGAGCAAGCGGTGGCGCGGCTGCGCGCCGACGGATTCACCGCGCACGGCGTGCGGTGCGATGTCCGTCATCTCGACGAGGTCGTCCACCTGGCCGACGAGGCGTTCGAGTTGCTCGGCCACGTCGATGTGGTCTTCAGCAATGCCGGCGTCGTCATCGCGGGCCCGCTGACCGAGATGACCCACGACGACTGGCGTTGGGTGATCGACATCGACCTGTGGGGCAACATCCACGCGGTCGAGGCGTTCTTGCCCAAGCTGCTCGAGCAGGGCACCGGTGGCCACATCGCCTTCACCGCCTCTTTCGCCGGGCTGGTACCGAATGTCGGCCTGGGCACCTACGGTGTGGCGAAATACGGCGTTGTCGGCCTTGCCGAGACACTGGCGCGCGAGGTGAAAGCCAATGGGATCGGGGTGTCGGTGTTGTGCCCGATGGTTATCGAGACCCCGTTGGTGTCCAACTCCGAACGCATCCGCAGCGCGGGCCCCGAAGCAGCCTCGACCGCCGAGGCGACGGGAGCCGTCGGCTCACTGCCCAGCCAAGACGACAGCATGACGGTGGACGACGTTGCGCGACTGACCGCCGACGCCATTGTGGCCAACCGGCTCTACGTACTGCCGCACTCCGCCGCGCGCCAGTCGATCCGTCGCCGGTTCGAGCGCATCGACCGCACCTTCGACGAACAAGCCGCCGAGGGCTGGAAGCACTAA
- a CDS encoding SDR family NAD(P)-dependent oxidoreductase has translation MPIDPSHILLTDRVAVVTGGGSGIGRGIAAGLAAFGAAVAIWERNPETCAQAAAALGVLGITTDVRDSDQVDAALQRTTAELGMPTILVNNAGGVFSAPLLETSENGWDALYRANLRHVLLCTQRVARQLVTANRPGSIINLTSIEGVRAAPGYAAYAAAKAGVINYTKTAALELAPHGIRINAIAPDITLTEGLAALSGEAGLAAVGAVVPLGRPGHVDEIAGTAVFLASDMSTYLTGQTIHVDGGTHAAGGWYHDPHTGHYRLGPP, from the coding sequence ATGCCGATCGACCCGTCCCACATCCTGCTGACCGACCGCGTCGCGGTGGTGACCGGCGGCGGATCTGGGATCGGGCGCGGGATCGCGGCCGGCCTGGCGGCCTTCGGCGCCGCGGTGGCCATCTGGGAACGTAACCCTGAGACCTGCGCGCAGGCTGCCGCCGCGCTCGGGGTTCTGGGAATCACCACCGATGTCCGAGACAGCGACCAAGTCGATGCCGCCCTGCAGCGCACCACCGCCGAACTCGGGATGCCGACGATCCTGGTCAACAACGCCGGCGGTGTATTCTCCGCCCCGTTGCTCGAGACCAGCGAAAACGGCTGGGACGCACTGTATCGGGCGAACCTGCGTCATGTGCTGCTCTGCACGCAGCGGGTGGCTCGGCAACTGGTCACCGCCAACCGGCCCGGCAGCATCATCAACCTGACGTCGATCGAGGGGGTACGCGCTGCGCCGGGTTACGCCGCCTATGCCGCGGCCAAAGCCGGCGTCATCAACTACACCAAGACCGCTGCCCTCGAGCTGGCGCCGCACGGCATCCGGATCAACGCCATAGCGCCCGACATCACCCTGACCGAGGGATTGGCGGCGCTCAGTGGCGAGGCGGGGCTGGCCGCGGTAGGCGCCGTCGTCCCGCTGGGCCGCCCCGGACACGTCGACGAAATCGCCGGTACCGCAGTGTTTCTCGCCTCAGACATGTCCACTTACCTTACTGGGCAGACGATCCACGTGGACGGCGGCACCCATGCCGCGGGCGGCTGGTATCACGACCCGCACACCGGGCACTACCGCCTCGGGCCGCCTTAG